TCAGAGCCAGAATTGGCAATGGCAATTAACGGCATTGCTCCTGGTGTGATTGCGTCAGAAGCCAAGAAAGTTGGTGCTGCTGTCATTCATTATTCGACAGATTATGTTTTTGATGGCAATCAACAAACAGCATATACTGAGCAAGATCAACCAGACCCACAAAACATCTATGGTAAAACAAAATTAGCAGGTGAGCAGGCGATCGCATCTGTGGGTGTACCCCATTTAATTTTACGCACCAGTTGGGTTTATGGGTCGCGGGGTAAGAATTTTTTATTAACTATGTTGAGGCTAGCTCAAGAACGGGAAGAAATCAGAGTAGTTGATGACCAAATTGGCGCACCTACTTGGAGCCGGATGATTGCTGAAGTTACAGCCCAAATTTTATCTCAGGCTCCAGATCATGTCTCTGATTTTTTAACTAGTAAAGGTGGATTATATCACCTAACAGCCAGTGGACAAACTAGTTGGTATAGCTTTGCTAAAACAATTTTTGCACTTGATGTGAAGCAGAATGAACGAAAATTACAGCGGTTGATAGCGATTACCACCAAGGAATATCCTACACCAGCCAGTAGACCAGCTTATTCGCTATTAAATAATCAGAAGTTGTCTCATACTTTTGGGCTGATTTTGCCTGATTGGCAAAGGAGTTTAGAGTTAGTGTTGGCTACAAATAAATAGGGGTTGCTGAAAAAGAAAGAAAAGCATTCATTATTGTTCTCCTTTTCTTAGTTTGTGGTTATTGGTTTTCATCTGTCTGACCCAACACAGTGTTAGACTTATAGGTGGAGTTCAAAACTGAAGAAAGATGAAAACCTATACTTTTGATGCAATTGTAGAGCTAGTAGAAGAAATGTCTGATGATGAACAGATTACCCTAATTGAGTTAATTAAGCAACGACTTAGAGAAAAGCGCAGGGATGAGATTTCCCTCAA
The Gloeotrichia echinulata CP02 DNA segment above includes these coding regions:
- the rfbD gene encoding dTDP-4-dehydrorhamnose reductase; translation: MKILLTGVTGQLGWELQRTLMTIGEVIPVGRNESLQLDLAQIDTIRQIIREVKPDLIVNPAAYTAVDKAESEPELAMAINGIAPGVIASEAKKVGAAVIHYSTDYVFDGNQQTAYTEQDQPDPQNIYGKTKLAGEQAIASVGVPHLILRTSWVYGSRGKNFLLTMLRLAQEREEIRVVDDQIGAPTWSRMIAEVTAQILSQAPDHVSDFLTSKGGLYHLTASGQTSWYSFAKTIFALDVKQNERKLQRLIAITTKEYPTPASRPAYSLLNNQKLSHTFGLILPDWQRSLELVLATNK